The Streptomyces sp. NBC_00569 genomic sequence GGCCTGCTCGACGGCAGGCTGATCGTCTCCTGTCAGGCACCGCCCGGAGATCCCATGCGCGACACCGGCACCCTCGTACGGCTGGCCCGGGCGGCCGCGGCCGGCGGGGCGGCCGGGATCCGGGCCAACGAACCCGAGGTCGTCGCCGCGATCTCCGCCGCCGTCGACCTGCCTCTCATCGGGCTGTGGAAGGACGGGGACACCGGCGTCTACATCACGCCGACCGTCCGGCACGCCTTGGCCGTCGCCGAGGCGGGTGCCCACATCGTCGCCACCGACGCGACCGCGCGCCCCAGGCCCGACGGCGGCACGTTCGCCGACGTCGTGGCGGCGGTGCACGCCGCCGGGGCCCTGGTGATGGCCGATGTGGCGACCCTCGACGAGGGCGTCGCCGCGGCCGCCGCCGGCGCGGACTTCGTGTCGACCACGCTGTCCGGCTACGTTCCCGGCTCCCCGCGCCAGGACGGTCCCGACCTCGATCTGGTGGCCGCGCTCTCGGCCGCGCTGGCCGTCCCGGTCGTCGCGGAAGGCCGTATCAGCACCCCCGAAGAGGCCGCGCTGGCGCTCGCGCGGGGTGCGCACAGCGTCGTCGTCGGCACCGCGATCACCGCACCCACCGCGCTGACCTCGCGCTTCGTGACCGCGCTCCCCCGTACGTAGTTCCCGCTCACCCCCTCTCCCCCACTCAGGCCGTACCGCACCCCACACCGCAGACGGGACTCGACGGCGAGTCCTTCCGGCATCCTGGAGTAATCGTGCACACCACAGCCAAGCCACCGCTCCCCTGGTACCGCGAGGTGAGCCGGACCCAGTGGAAGGCGTTCTTCGCCGCCTGGATCGGCTACGTCCTCGACGGGTTCGACTTCGTCCTGATCACCCTCGTGCTGACCGAGATCAGCTCGGACTTCGGCCTGAGCACCGTGCAGGCCGCGAGTCTGATCTCCGGCGCGTTCATCACGCGGTGGCTCGGCGGAGCGGTCCTGGGCGCGCTCGGTGACCGGTACGGCCGCAAGCTCTCGATGGTCCTCAGCATCCTGCTGTACTCCCTGGGCACGTTCGCGTGCGGCTTCGCCTGGGACTACACGAGCCTGTTCGTGGCGCGCCTCGCGATCGGGATGGGCATGGCCGGCGAATACAGCGCCAGCGCCACGTACGTCATGGAGAGCTGGCCCACACGCGTGCGCAACCGGGCCAGTGGCTTCCTGATCTCGGGCTTCTCGATGGGCTCGGTGCTCGCCGCACAGGTCTACAACTGGGTCGTGCCCACGCTGGGCTGGCGCTGGATGTTCTACGTGGGCCTCCTCCCGATCGCCGTCGCCCTGTGGATGCGGCGGGCGCTGCCGGAGGCGGCGGACTGGAACGAGGCGGTCGGCAAGCAGGCGGCGAAGGAGCGGCCGAACCCGTTCCGGCCGCTGTTCGCCACGCCCGCCAGGGCGACGGTGAACGTCGTCCTCGCCGTGGCCGCCACCGTGTCGTTGTTCGCCGTCTTCACGCCCGCCGGCGACGGGCTCGTGCCCGTGCTGTCCGTCGTGGCCGCGGCCGCGCTCATCGCGTTCGCCGTGCAGCTGGGCGGGCGCAGGAGCTGGCTGCTCTACGTGTCGATGATCGTGACGATCTTCTTCGCGTTCCTGTACTCGTGGCCGATCCAGGCGCTGCTGCCGACGTACCTCAAGACCGAGCTGGGCTACTCGCCGGAACAGGTCACCGACGCGCTGTACTTCGCGGGCTTCGGCACGATGGCGGGCTGCTGGCTCGCGGGCTTCGCCGGTGACCGGATGGGCACGAAGAAGGCGTACGCGCTGACGCTGCTCGCCTCGCTGGTCTTCGTCTTCCCGGTGTTCGCGGTGCGCGACAACCTTCTCCTGCTCGGCGCCCTGCTCTTCGTGCTCCAGGCGACCAGCTTCGGCATCTCCGGGCTGCTGCCCCGGTACATCGGCGGTCACTTCCCCACCGAGAACCGCGCCGCGGCGCTGGGCTTCACGTACAACGTGGGTGCCCTCGGCGGAGCCGTCGCGCCGGTGCTCGGCGCGCATCTCGCCGCGGGCATGGACCTGGGGCGCGCCCTGGCCGTGCTGACCTTCGCGGGGACGGTGATCGTGGTCCTGCTGGTCGGCTTCGACGTACCGGGACGCCTGAACCGCCTCACCGACCCGGAGGGCACCGTCGACCACCTCGCGGAAGCGACACCGGAGGCGTCGTCGGCGTCCTCCGATGCGGTCCCCGCGGCGACCCGCTGACACACGGTCCCTGCCCTCGTCAGCCCTCTGTCCAGGGGCGCAGCTTCTCCGGGTTGCGTACGGCCCAGATGTGGGTGATCCGGTCGCCGGAGATGCGAAACGCGAACACGGTGACGGTGACGCCGTCCTGCTGGGCGACCAGGCCGGGCCGGCCGTTGACCGTGCGCTCCAGAAGCGTCAGGTCGGGTGCCAGGCGGGCGACGTTGAGATAGGCGTGGGCTACCCGTTCGCGGCCCGTGATCGGCCGGCGGAGGGCGCCGACCAGGCCCCCGCCGTCGGCGATCACGGTGGCGTCGGGGTCCAGAAGGCCCACGAGGGCGCCCACGTCCTTCGCCGCCCAGGCCAGTTTGAACTCCCGGACGATGCCGGCCTGCGCGGTCGTCGGCCCGGCGGGGGCCTGCGCGTCGCGGATGCGGCGGCGGGCCGAGGAAGCCAGCTGACGGCAGGCCGCCGGCGTGCGGCCGACGATCTCGGCCACCTCGGCGAACGCGTAACGGAAGACGTCGTGAAGGATGAAGGCGACGCGTTCGGCCGGCGTCATGGATTCCAGTACGACGAGGAAGGCCATGTCGACCGACTCGTCGAGGGTGATCCGGTCCGCCGGGTCCGCCGCGCCGCCGTCGGTCCACTCCCGGCGCTCGGGAAGCGGCTCGGGGATCCACTCGCCCACGTAGCGCTCCCTGCGCGCACGGGCGGAGCCGAGCAGATTGAGGCAGATGCGGCTCGCGACCGTCGTCAGCCAGGCGCCGGGGGAATCGATGGCATCCCGTTGCGGCCGGTCCATGCCGTACCAGCG encodes the following:
- a CDS encoding sialate:H+ symport family MFS transporter yields the protein MHTTAKPPLPWYREVSRTQWKAFFAAWIGYVLDGFDFVLITLVLTEISSDFGLSTVQAASLISGAFITRWLGGAVLGALGDRYGRKLSMVLSILLYSLGTFACGFAWDYTSLFVARLAIGMGMAGEYSASATYVMESWPTRVRNRASGFLISGFSMGSVLAAQVYNWVVPTLGWRWMFYVGLLPIAVALWMRRALPEAADWNEAVGKQAAKERPNPFRPLFATPARATVNVVLAVAATVSLFAVFTPAGDGLVPVLSVVAAAALIAFAVQLGGRRSWLLYVSMIVTIFFAFLYSWPIQALLPTYLKTELGYSPEQVTDALYFAGFGTMAGCWLAGFAGDRMGTKKAYALTLLASLVFVFPVFAVRDNLLLLGALLFVLQATSFGISGLLPRYIGGHFPTENRAAALGFTYNVGALGGAVAPVLGAHLAAGMDLGRALAVLTFAGTVIVVLLVGFDVPGRLNRLTDPEGTVDHLAEATPEASSASSDAVPAATR
- the sigJ gene encoding RNA polymerase sigma factor SigJ; its protein translation is MANRSETAHGQRPDPGLDAIMSERRQLTDLAYRLLGSLADAEDVVQETYVRWYGMDRPQRDAIDSPGAWLTTVASRICLNLLGSARARRERYVGEWIPEPLPERREWTDGGAADPADRITLDESVDMAFLVVLESMTPAERVAFILHDVFRYAFAEVAEIVGRTPAACRQLASSARRRIRDAQAPAGPTTAQAGIVREFKLAWAAKDVGALVGLLDPDATVIADGGGLVGALRRPITGRERVAHAYLNVARLAPDLTLLERTVNGRPGLVAQQDGVTVTVFAFRISGDRITHIWAVRNPEKLRPWTEG
- a CDS encoding N-acetylmannosamine-6-phosphate 2-epimerase, coding for MNDPAPSSPVAGLLDGRLIVSCQAPPGDPMRDTGTLVRLARAAAAGGAAGIRANEPEVVAAISAAVDLPLIGLWKDGDTGVYITPTVRHALAVAEAGAHIVATDATARPRPDGGTFADVVAAVHAAGALVMADVATLDEGVAAAAAGADFVSTTLSGYVPGSPRQDGPDLDLVAALSAALAVPVVAEGRISTPEEAALALARGAHSVVVGTAITAPTALTSRFVTALPRT